The following coding sequences are from one Candidatus Manganitrophaceae bacterium window:
- a CDS encoding DUF3240 domain-containing protein, with translation MPGSKGMAKRKYKRRKPAMKCLTLIVHASAKRDLADRLRNITGVKGFTLLACEGHSAETEHEPFQSVRDRVVGYVPRVRVDILLEDAHTDGVIKALKEAFKTDEKQRARIGIWFMTDILASGKI, from the coding sequence ATGCCTGGTTCGAAGGGGATGGCGAAGAGAAAATACAAAAGGAGGAAACCGGCGATGAAATGTTTGACCTTGATCGTACACGCGTCCGCGAAGCGTGACCTGGCAGATCGTCTTAGAAATATTACTGGCGTGAAGGGGTTTACATTGCTTGCATGTGAAGGACATTCCGCTGAGACCGAGCACGAACCCTTTCAAAGCGTCCGGGACCGGGTGGTGGGTTATGTCCCTCGCGTACGTGTGGACATCCTCCTGGAGGATGCACATACAGACGGCGTCATTAAAGCCCTCAAGGAAGCATTCAAAACAGATGAAAAGCAGCGTGCCCGAATCGGTATCTGGTTCATGACAGATATTTTGGCGTCTGGTAAAATATGA
- a CDS encoding HupE/UreJ family protein, protein MLMLILIPVLALAHGISEADKQAMIDGGYLQYVWLGGSHMLTGYDHLLFIFGVIFFLTGFRDIVKYITIFTLGHSLTLVFATIFSISANYHLVDAVIALSVCYKGFDNLDGFKKYLKMSSPNLLWVIFIFGLIHGFGLSTRLQQLPLGESGLIFRILSFNVGVELGQITALTIMLSLIITWRRFNSFKQFSTVSNAGLIVAGAFLFLMQIHGYGHTTDPDSFGFSTDNHIHEHQQMEEEIITQQRNSRDSIF, encoded by the coding sequence ATGCTTATGCTGATACTTATTCCTGTGCTTGCACTGGCCCATGGTATTTCTGAAGCAGATAAACAGGCCATGATCGACGGCGGTTACCTCCAGTATGTTTGGCTCGGGGGAAGTCACATGCTGACCGGCTATGACCATCTTCTCTTTATTTTCGGGGTGATCTTTTTTCTGACCGGGTTTCGTGATATCGTGAAATACATCACCATTTTTACCCTGGGACACAGCCTGACGCTTGTTTTTGCGACCATCTTCAGCATCTCGGCAAACTACCATCTCGTTGATGCCGTGATTGCCCTTAGTGTTTGCTACAAGGGATTTGATAATCTGGATGGCTTTAAAAAATACTTGAAGATGTCCTCCCCCAATCTCTTGTGGGTTATCTTTATTTTTGGTTTGATTCATGGTTTTGGTCTTTCGACAAGGCTTCAACAATTACCTTTGGGAGAAAGCGGTTTGATCTTCCGGATACTGTCTTTTAACGTCGGCGTCGAATTGGGACAGATCACGGCCTTGACTATTATGCTGTCACTTATTATCACCTGGCGCAGATTTAACTCTTTCAAGCAGTTCAGTACGGTCTCTAACGCCGGACTGATTGTGGCCGGGGCATTTCTGTTTTTGATGCAAATTCATGGTTATGGTCATACGACCGATCCGGATAGTTTCGGATTTAGTACGGACAACCACATTCACGAACATCAGCAGATGGAAGAAGAAATCATCACGCAGCAAAGAAACAGTCGCGACTCAATCTTTTAA
- a CDS encoding TIGR00266 family protein, with protein sequence MKCHEVDYQIIGDDMQIVEVELDPGETVIAEAGAMNYMDDGITFEAKMGDGSNPGEGIFGKLLNVGKRVLTGESIFLTHFSNEGRSKKRVAFAAPYPGKIIPIHLADVQGELMCQKDAFLCAAFGTEIGIAFTKRLGAGFFGGEGFILQRLRGDGMTFVHVGGTVIRKTLNNERIRVDTGCLAAFTSGIHYDIERAGSLKSMFFGGEGLFLATLSGTGTVWLQSLPFSRMADRILQHAPAAGGGRKGESGILGGL encoded by the coding sequence ATGAAATGTCACGAAGTGGACTACCAGATCATTGGAGATGATATGCAGATCGTAGAAGTCGAACTCGATCCCGGAGAAACAGTCATCGCTGAAGCAGGTGCCATGAATTATATGGACGACGGCATCACCTTCGAGGCGAAAATGGGGGATGGTTCCAATCCTGGCGAGGGTATTTTCGGTAAACTTTTGAATGTCGGTAAGCGGGTGCTCACGGGGGAATCTATTTTTTTGACCCATTTCTCAAATGAGGGCCGCAGCAAAAAACGTGTCGCCTTTGCCGCACCCTATCCCGGAAAAATTATTCCCATACATCTGGCAGACGTCCAGGGAGAGTTGATGTGCCAGAAAGATGCCTTTCTCTGCGCAGCCTTTGGGACCGAAATCGGGATTGCCTTTACAAAGCGTCTTGGCGCTGGCTTCTTTGGGGGTGAAGGATTCATTCTCCAACGCCTCCGGGGCGACGGGATGACCTTTGTCCACGTCGGGGGGACCGTGATCCGGAAGACCTTGAATAATGAACGGATTCGTGTGGATACGGGTTGTCTCGCGGCATTTACATCGGGTATTCATTATGATATTGAGCGGGCCGGCAGCCTGAAGTCGATGTTTTTCGGTGGGGAAGGTCTTTTTCTCGCAACCTTGAGCGGGACAGGGACGGTCTGGCTTCAGAGTCTTCCTTTCTCTCGAATGGCAGATCGTATTCTTCAGCATGCCCCCGCGGCCGGGGGAGGCCGCAAAGGAGAAAGCGGGATATTGGGAGGCCTGTAA
- a CDS encoding acyl-CoA dehydrogenase, protein MVFTTLRRNILTRPIFRWARKALPSLSETEREALESGDVWWDGELFTGDPDWQKLLDTPPSKLSEKEQAFQDGPVEELCGMLNEWEFNHVILGLPEQVWDFMRKNKFFAIIIPEAFGGLEFSAYGHSEVIRKIGSRSLVAAVTVMVPNSLGPGELLMQFGTKKQQDYWLPRLAKGDEIPCFGLTSPTAGSDAASLHDNGIVCKSTFEGKKVTGIRLNWHKRYTTLGPVATVLGLAFKLYDPEHILGEQNDLGITVALVPTDLKGIEIGRRHLPAGQMFQVGPNWGKDVFIPMDYIIGGEAQIGKGWKMLMMALAAGRGISLPSLSASSIAFSARTTGAYAQIRKQFGIPIGKFGGIQTLLGRMAASAYLVDAARKLTCAGLDEGYKLAVISAIMKAHATSRMRDSVIDAMDVHAGKAVMDGPLNYIGQRYKALPVAITVEGANVLTRSMIIFGQGAIRCHPWLLKEMTALDEKDKARALADFDKALWGHVGHGFRTLGRAWLWSLSKALIVPAPLVPDAVRPYYKNLSRYAAGFALLSDIAFLTLGGTLKRREMLSGRLGDILSELYLLSAVLKRWEDDGRKEEDLPLVAYCMEDGFTTIEARTAAILKNLPSRPFAWLVRLITQPFGPRNYGPSDDLIKQCAGILLESSETRDRLTGGLYFGNEGDPVHTLEKAFVGVQETRSLREKMHKANIDDVEEAQQKGILTDNEAEKLQETNEAIEKTIAVDDFAPEDLVGLKGHQDT, encoded by the coding sequence ATGGTTTTTACCACATTGCGCAGAAATATCCTGACCCGGCCTATTTTTCGATGGGCCCGGAAGGCTTTACCAAGTCTTTCTGAAACAGAAAGAGAAGCCTTGGAGTCCGGCGATGTCTGGTGGGATGGAGAACTGTTCACCGGAGATCCGGATTGGCAAAAACTTCTTGATACCCCGCCTTCAAAACTGTCCGAAAAAGAACAGGCATTCCAGGACGGTCCGGTGGAAGAACTCTGCGGTATGTTGAATGAGTGGGAATTCAATCATGTTATTCTCGGTCTGCCGGAGCAGGTATGGGATTTCATGCGCAAAAATAAATTTTTTGCCATTATTATTCCTGAAGCATTTGGCGGGTTGGAATTTTCCGCCTATGGCCACTCAGAAGTTATCCGAAAAATTGGTAGCCGTTCTCTCGTCGCTGCCGTCACCGTCATGGTGCCGAATTCCTTAGGCCCCGGCGAACTTTTGATGCAATTCGGGACAAAAAAACAACAGGATTATTGGCTCCCGCGCCTTGCAAAAGGTGATGAAATCCCCTGTTTTGGGCTCACCAGTCCGACAGCCGGTTCGGATGCCGCATCATTACATGATAATGGAATTGTCTGCAAAAGCACCTTTGAAGGAAAGAAAGTGACGGGCATTCGCCTGAACTGGCACAAACGCTATACCACATTGGGACCTGTCGCCACGGTACTGGGCCTGGCTTTTAAGCTTTACGATCCAGAGCATATTCTTGGCGAGCAGAACGATCTTGGGATTACAGTTGCACTTGTCCCCACAGATCTAAAAGGCATTGAGATCGGCCGTCGGCATTTGCCGGCAGGACAGATGTTCCAGGTCGGACCCAATTGGGGCAAGGATGTCTTTATCCCAATGGATTATATTATTGGCGGAGAAGCGCAAATCGGAAAAGGATGGAAAATGCTGATGATGGCTCTTGCTGCAGGGCGGGGAATTTCACTGCCTTCCCTTTCAGCTTCCAGTATAGCGTTTTCTGCGCGCACGACCGGGGCTTACGCCCAGATCCGAAAACAATTCGGTATCCCCATCGGAAAATTTGGAGGGATACAAACGCTCCTGGGCCGTATGGCCGCGAGTGCCTACCTGGTTGATGCCGCCCGGAAACTCACCTGTGCCGGATTGGACGAAGGATACAAGCTTGCCGTTATTTCCGCCATTATGAAAGCACATGCAACCTCCCGGATGCGGGACTCGGTGATTGATGCGATGGACGTGCATGCCGGAAAGGCCGTGATGGATGGTCCGTTAAATTACATCGGCCAACGGTACAAGGCCTTGCCTGTTGCCATTACCGTGGAAGGGGCTAATGTTTTAACACGCAGCATGATTATCTTCGGACAAGGGGCCATTCGCTGCCACCCGTGGTTGCTCAAAGAAATGACGGCCCTCGACGAAAAAGACAAGGCCAGGGCTTTGGCCGATTTTGATAAGGCCTTATGGGGCCACGTCGGGCATGGATTCAGAACACTGGGCCGGGCGTGGTTGTGGTCCTTGAGCAAGGCTTTGATCGTACCGGCCCCACTCGTACCGGATGCAGTCCGCCCTTATTACAAAAATCTGAGTCGATATGCGGCTGGATTTGCCTTGCTGTCGGACATCGCCTTTTTGACCCTTGGCGGCACCTTGAAGAGAAGGGAAATGCTCTCGGGCCGACTCGGCGATATTCTCTCGGAGCTTTATCTGCTCTCTGCGGTTTTAAAGCGCTGGGAAGATGACGGACGCAAAGAAGAGGATCTGCCTCTTGTGGCCTATTGTATGGAGGACGGGTTTACCACAATAGAGGCACGGACGGCCGCCATCTTAAAAAATCTGCCGAGCAGGCCTTTCGCCTGGCTCGTCCGCCTGATCACCCAGCCTTTCGGCCCCCGCAATTACGGCCCATCCGATGACTTGATCAAGCAATGTGCAGGAATATTGTTGGAGTCGTCGGAAACACGGGATCGTTTGACCGGGGGATTGTATTTTGGCAATGAGGGCGACCCCGTCCATACGCTTGAAAAAGCCTTCGTCGGGGTGCAGGAGACAAGATCTCTAAGGGAAAAAATGCACAAGGCCAATATTGATGATGTCGAAGAGGCACAACAGAAGGGTATTCTGACAGACAATGAAGCCGAAAAGCTGCAGGAAACGAATGAGGCGATCGAGAAGACGATTGCTGTTGACGATTTTGCACCTGAAGACCTGGTCGGCCTCAAAGGGCATCAGGATACATGA
- a CDS encoding penicillin-binding protein activator LpoB produces the protein MKRTIRYLLSVICVVGALSACATSVTRVSPDKIIDLSGRWNDTDSRLVAEEMMKEALIRPWIDNFSSKNNKPPTVIVGSILNRSHEHINVQTFTKDLERELTNSGRVRFVASKSEREELRQEREEQMEHSRKDTVKAPGREIGADYMLKGSINSIQDEEGGRKVVYFQVTLEMIDIESNIKVWFGDKKIKKFIKKRRFGF, from the coding sequence ATGAAAAGAACTATTAGATATCTACTAAGCGTGATCTGTGTGGTAGGAGCTCTAAGTGCTTGTGCAACAAGCGTGACGCGGGTCAGCCCTGATAAAATCATTGACCTGAGCGGACGGTGGAATGATACGGATTCCCGCTTGGTGGCCGAAGAAATGATGAAAGAGGCCTTGATCCGGCCATGGATAGACAATTTTTCCAGTAAAAACAATAAACCGCCGACGGTTATCGTGGGAAGCATTCTTAATCGGAGCCATGAACACATCAATGTTCAGACATTTACTAAGGATCTGGAGCGGGAGTTGACCAATTCGGGCCGGGTCCGGTTTGTTGCCTCCAAAAGCGAAAGGGAAGAGCTTCGCCAGGAACGTGAGGAACAGATGGAGCATTCGAGAAAGGATACTGTAAAAGCGCCCGGCAGAGAAATCGGCGCCGACTATATGTTGAAGGGAAGTATTAACAGTATCCAGGATGAGGAGGGAGGCAGGAAAGTGGTTTACTTCCAAGTGACGCTTGAAATGATCGATATTGAGAGCAACATCAAGGTCTGGTTTGGAGATAAGAAGATCAAAAAGTTTATCAAAAAAAGACGCTTCGGCTTCTGA
- the purU gene encoding formyltetrahydrofolate deformylase: MKEKSNAIDSATLLIHCPDMRGVVSSVTEFIFKNKGNILYLDQHVDPVKDLFFMRVEWDLTGFSIPREKIGESFGSLIGERFNMQWKLHFSGEVPRMAVFVSKLPHCLYDILARCKSGELKVDIPLIISNHIHLKVIADQFRMNFHHSEITPQNKRSQEKIQLALMREHKINFIVLARYMQILTKDFVDQYPNRIINIHHSFLPAFPGAKPYHSAHDRGVKVIGATSHYVTSELDSGPIIEQDVTRVSHTDSVEDLIRKGRDLEKVVLSRAIWSHVERKTLVYDNRTVIFT; the protein is encoded by the coding sequence ATGAAAGAAAAATCCAACGCTATTGATTCTGCGACTTTATTGATTCACTGCCCGGATATGAGGGGAGTGGTTTCCTCTGTGACCGAGTTCATCTTCAAGAACAAGGGGAACATCCTTTATCTCGATCAGCACGTTGATCCGGTGAAGGATCTTTTTTTTATGCGGGTCGAATGGGATTTGACCGGATTTTCCATCCCGAGAGAAAAAATCGGTGAATCATTTGGAAGCCTCATCGGTGAGCGATTCAACATGCAGTGGAAGCTGCACTTTTCTGGTGAAGTTCCTCGGATGGCCGTTTTCGTTTCTAAACTTCCGCACTGTTTATACGACATCCTGGCCCGTTGCAAATCAGGAGAACTGAAAGTAGACATCCCCCTCATTATCAGTAACCACATTCACTTAAAGGTTATTGCAGACCAATTCAGGATGAATTTCCATCACTCCGAAATCACGCCTCAGAATAAACGTAGTCAGGAAAAAATCCAATTGGCTTTGATGCGGGAACATAAAATAAATTTTATTGTCCTCGCCCGCTATATGCAGATCTTAACCAAAGACTTTGTCGATCAATACCCAAATAGGATTATAAATATACACCATTCCTTCCTTCCCGCCTTTCCAGGCGCAAAGCCTTATCATTCTGCTCATGATCGAGGGGTTAAGGTTATTGGGGCGACAAGTCATTATGTCACATCGGAATTGGATTCCGGGCCGATCATCGAACAGGATGTCACGAGGGTGAGTCATACCGACTCGGTAGAAGATTTGATCAGGAAAGGGCGTGACCTGGAAAAGGTCGTCCTCTCAAGGGCCATTTGGTCCCACGTAGAGAGAAAAACCCTGGTATACGATAACCGGACGGTTATTTTCACCTAA
- a CDS encoding polymer-forming cytoskeletal protein, giving the protein MEEKGMAFGKADCNNGPVDEMIIYMGKGVEIKGDIRFDGSGRIDGKVDGKIKVKGSLVLGEGADISSEIDGDHIIVGGKVSGRIVGHQKVQLLKSSVVSGEIVTPSLTIEEGAQFNGTSKMTKEVGATSTVTQTDEETKRPIVMAVK; this is encoded by the coding sequence ATGGAGGAGAAGGGAATGGCTTTTGGAAAAGCAGACTGCAATAACGGTCCGGTGGATGAGATGATTATCTATATGGGAAAAGGGGTTGAAATCAAGGGGGATATCCGCTTTGATGGCTCGGGCCGGATTGACGGAAAGGTAGATGGGAAGATTAAGGTCAAAGGGAGTCTTGTCTTAGGTGAGGGGGCCGATATTTCTTCCGAGATTGACGGCGACCATATCATCGTTGGCGGCAAGGTGAGCGGAAGAATTGTGGGTCACCAAAAGGTTCAGCTCCTCAAAAGTTCCGTTGTAAGCGGTGAGATTGTTACCCCGTCGCTCACGATAGAGGAAGGGGCTCAGTTCAACGGGACCTCTAAGATGACCAAAGAGGTGGGTGCGACATCAACTGTGACGCAGACGGATGAGGAGACGAAGAGACCCATCGTCATGGCAGTGAAGTAG
- a CDS encoding type I restriction endonuclease subunit R: MKFNEDSRVKIPTILHLIRLGYEYLSLKAPKATWDESTNIFTKIFHQSIKRINPNLSDLEAKQYFDEVSLCLENEDLGKAFYEKLTNKSGTRLIDFEDFNNNTFNVVTELPYKKDDEEFRPDIILLINGLPLVFIEVKKPNNKDGILAEHKRIQTRFQNKKFRKFVNITQLMVFSNNMEYDDSSPMPIEGAFYATSSYQKPIFNYFREEEKFNLSELLSTVDDASETTVLRDNNLLSIKQSPEFAKNKSPDTPTNRICTSLFQRERLSFVLEFALAYVKERTGLQKHIMRYPQMFATKAIRR, translated from the coding sequence ATGAAGTTCAACGAAGATTCACGGGTAAAAATCCCCACTATCCTGCATTTAATCCGTTTAGGATATGAATACCTATCCCTGAAAGCCCCCAAAGCCACATGGGATGAGTCAACCAACATCTTCACCAAAATCTTCCATCAGAGCATCAAGCGCATTAATCCCAATCTTAGCGACCTCGAAGCCAAGCAATACTTTGATGAGGTATCACTCTGCCTTGAAAACGAAGACCTGGGCAAAGCCTTTTACGAAAAGCTCACCAATAAATCAGGTACACGCCTAATCGACTTTGAGGATTTCAACAACAACACCTTCAACGTCGTCACTGAACTGCCCTATAAAAAGGATGATGAAGAGTTCCGCCCCGATATCATATTACTCATCAACGGCCTACCACTGGTATTTATCGAGGTCAAAAAGCCCAATAACAAAGATGGCATATTGGCAGAGCACAAGCGTATTCAAACACGCTTTCAAAACAAGAAGTTCAGAAAGTTCGTCAACATAACGCAATTAATGGTGTTCTCGAACAATATGGAATATGACGATAGCTCACCGATGCCGATTGAGGGGGCATTTTATGCCACCTCATCATATCAAAAGCCGATTTTTAACTATTTCCGAGAAGAGGAAAAGTTCAACCTAAGCGAGTTACTCTCTACGGTGGATGATGCCAGTGAAACCACGGTGCTTAGAGACAATAACCTGCTAAGCATCAAACAATCACCTGAGTTTGCCAAGAACAAAAGTCCTGATACACCTACTAACCGAATCTGTACCTCACTGTTCCAGCGTGAACGCTTGTCCTTTGTGCTGGAGTTTGCCCTGGCCTATGTGAAAGAGCGTACTGGCTTACAAAAGCACATCATGCGTTATCCACAGATGTTCGCCACCAAAGCGATTAGACGATAG
- a CDS encoding site-specific integrase codes for MKNHNANNERIKRKYLTFLKQAKGQNEASIDAVAKAIARFESYNKQKDFKAFHFEQAIGFKKHLAKQKHHRTGKPLTLATMNGALRHLKGFIEWLSQETGYKVRIKYSDAEYFNLSEKEARTAKATRQKPVASVEQIKHVLEMMPNETAIEKRDRALIAFTLLTGARDRAIASLKLKHIDLKAGTVYQDAREVNTKFSKTFTTGFFPVGDDVRDIVIQWVEYLKSELLMGNNAPLFPKTKMSQDCDNSFKVAGLACEHWSNAAAIRRIFKNAFLLAELPNFNPHSFRNTLAALGESLCQSPEEFKAWSQNLGHEGVLTTFLSYGEVQPKRQVEIIQNIGLPREATTQNINTAELAKAVAREIQNQAVE; via the coding sequence ATGAAAAATCATAACGCCAACAACGAACGGATTAAGCGTAAATATCTGACCTTTTTAAAGCAAGCCAAGGGACAAAATGAAGCTTCTATTGATGCCGTTGCAAAGGCGATTGCTCGGTTTGAGTCTTACAACAAACAGAAAGATTTTAAGGCATTTCACTTTGAGCAGGCGATAGGATTTAAAAAACATCTGGCCAAGCAAAAGCACCATAGAACAGGTAAGCCACTAACCCTGGCAACGATGAACGGAGCGCTTAGGCATTTAAAAGGGTTTATCGAGTGGTTGTCACAAGAGACGGGCTATAAAGTACGGATTAAGTATTCGGATGCCGAGTATTTCAATCTCTCTGAGAAAGAGGCGCGTACCGCTAAGGCAACACGCCAAAAGCCGGTTGCAAGTGTGGAACAGATTAAGCATGTATTGGAGATGATGCCGAACGAAACGGCTATTGAGAAGCGTGATAGAGCATTGATTGCCTTCACTCTGCTCACCGGGGCGAGAGATCGCGCAATCGCTTCGCTGAAGTTGAAACACATCGACTTAAAAGCGGGGACGGTCTATCAAGACGCCAGAGAGGTGAACACCAAATTCAGTAAAACCTTTACCACCGGCTTTTTCCCTGTGGGTGATGATGTGCGTGATATTGTTATTCAGTGGGTGGAGTACTTGAAGAGTGAGCTATTGATGGGAAACAATGCACCGCTTTTTCCTAAAACCAAAATGAGCCAAGATTGTGATAACAGCTTTAAAGTTGCGGGTTTGGCCTGTGAGCATTGGAGCAATGCCGCCGCGATACGAAGAATCTTCAAAAATGCTTTCTTATTGGCTGAGTTGCCCAACTTTAACCCGCATAGCTTTCGCAATACCCTGGCGGCTTTGGGTGAGAGTCTTTGCCAATCCCCCGAAGAATTTAAGGCGTGGAGCCAAAATTTAGGTCATGAAGGGGTTCTGACTACGTTTTTAAGTTACGGGGAAGTACAGCCAAAGCGACAAGTTGAGATTATCCAAAATATAGGGTTGCCCCGTGAAGCGACTACGCAAAATATAAACACTGCTGAACTCGCTAAAGCAGTTGCCCGTGAAATACAAAATCAGGCCGTGGAGTAG
- a CDS encoding DUF4102 domain-containing protein — MATKTKPLTNTAVKQAKPRERLYKLYDGDGLQLRIMPSGSKIWLFDYKRPYTKKRTCLSLGAYPTISIADARKKRTEAKELLAKDIDPQEYRDEQSRISKTADNNTLEYIAAQWLEVKKADISGDHASDTWRSLELHIFPQLGKVPIHKITAIKAIDTIKPIAAKGSLETIKRLCQRLNEIMIYAVNTGIIKSNPLAGISKAFQKPAKQHLPTLKPEELPLLLRTLTTASIKYTTRCLIEWQLHTMVRPSEAAGTRWDEINLETAIWHIPSERMKRKKEHVIPLSSQCLALLELMKPISGRSQFVFPSDRDPKKHTNAQTANTAIKRMGFDKKLVAHGMRSLASTILNEEGFDGDVIEAALAHIGNNEVRNAYNRANYLERRKPVMAWWSDQIEKAATGNMSLTGNRGLKIVGMK; from the coding sequence ATGGCAACTAAAACCAAACCACTGACAAATACAGCAGTAAAACAGGCCAAACCTAGAGAGAGGCTTTATAAGCTATATGATGGTGATGGACTACAACTCAGGATCATGCCAAGCGGCTCAAAAATATGGTTGTTTGATTATAAGAGACCCTATACAAAAAAACGAACCTGCTTGAGCCTGGGGGCTTATCCTACAATTTCCATTGCTGATGCCCGAAAAAAGCGCACTGAGGCCAAGGAGCTACTGGCAAAGGATATTGACCCACAGGAATACAGGGATGAGCAAAGCCGCATAAGTAAGACAGCAGACAACAACACACTGGAATATATAGCTGCCCAATGGCTGGAAGTTAAGAAGGCTGATATTTCAGGTGACCATGCATCAGATACGTGGCGCTCTCTTGAGTTGCACATTTTTCCTCAATTGGGAAAAGTCCCTATCCACAAAATCACAGCGATTAAGGCCATTGATACCATCAAGCCCATTGCAGCGAAAGGGAGCCTTGAGACCATCAAACGCCTTTGCCAACGCCTGAATGAAATCATGATCTATGCGGTTAATACCGGCATCATAAAGAGTAACCCACTGGCTGGGATTAGCAAGGCATTCCAAAAGCCTGCAAAACAACACCTACCCACACTCAAACCTGAAGAGCTACCTCTTCTACTCCGCACCCTAACCACAGCCAGTATCAAATACACAACCCGCTGCCTGATAGAGTGGCAACTTCACACCATGGTAAGGCCCAGTGAAGCCGCTGGCACCCGTTGGGATGAGATCAACCTTGAAACAGCCATCTGGCATATCCCGTCAGAACGTATGAAGCGGAAAAAAGAGCATGTTATTCCACTATCCAGCCAATGCTTGGCGTTGCTGGAACTCATGAAGCCAATCAGTGGGCGAAGTCAGTTTGTCTTCCCCTCAGATCGTGACCCCAAAAAGCACACCAACGCGCAAACCGCAAACACTGCCATAAAGCGCATGGGTTTTGATAAAAAGCTGGTCGCCCATGGTATGCGGTCACTGGCCAGTACCATCTTAAATGAAGAGGGCTTTGATGGTGACGTAATTGAAGCCGCTCTTGCTCATATTGGGAATAATGAGGTTCGCAATGCCTACAACCGAGCCAACTACCTCGAACGTAGAAAGCCAGTGATGGCGTGGTGGAGTGACCAGATAGAAAAGGCCGCAACGGGGAATATGAGCCTAACAGGAAACAGGGGCTTAAAAATAGTTGGCATGAAATAG